A window of Bradyrhizobium sp. AZCC 1719 genomic DNA:
CCACAGCCGTTGCTGCTGCCAGGGCGGCGCAGAATGCGAGCACGAGGCGCAGCGATTGCAGGAAGTCTGCAAACATCCCGACGAGTGGACCGGCGACAAGACGCGCAAGCAACGCAGCCGCCAGTATCAAGCCGATCTGCTCGAACGTCAGCGCTCTGGTTTCAAAAAACTTCGGCCAGAACGGCGATGCCACGCCGAACGCCGCGTACAACGCGGCGTAAAGAGCGATGTAGGCGACCGGCCCAGGAACGCGCATTTCTGAAAGTTCCCCTCGGTAGAATTACGGCCACAAAGAACACTGCTCTGCCGTAGTTCATCCGCGAAATCTCCACATCCAACTTCTATCCGACCGGCCTTCTCACAAATGGATGGAAGTTGATGCGATATCTTTTCGCCGCCGTGATTGCTGTGTTCGTAGTCGCGGTGGATTTTGAAAGTTCCAACATCAGGTCAGTATCGGGACTATCTTTCGTTGTTGCCGAAGCGCAATCGGAACCTGCCACGACGTCGAATTCTCACACAGGAACTGTGACCGCGTCGGTTGAGCATTCACAAGAACCGGGCGCAACAAACGTCGTCACGGCGCCGTACGAGTCGGCAACGACAGCAGATGCCGCGGCTCATGCGGTCGCCTCGATAAAGGAGGAGGCCGCGCCAGCGAACCCGATCTGCGAGGCGGTCAGGACTGCCGCCGAGGAACACGATATTCCGATCGGGTTTCTCGTGCGCCTGCTCTGGCAGGAAAGCAGGTTTAAAGCGGCGGAGGTCAGTTCGGCAGGCGCGCAGGGCATTGCGCAATTCATGCCGCGAACGGCGGTCGAAATGGGCTTGAAAGACCCGTTCGATCCGCTGCAGGCGATTCCTGCGTCGGCAAGATTTCTTCGCAAGCTTCATGATCAGTTCGGAAATCTCGGGCTTGCGGCGGCAGCGTACAACGCGGGCGGCGGCAGGATCGCGAAGTGGCTATCGCGGCGCGGCGCCTTGCCGAAGGAAACGCGCGCTTACGTCAAGATCATTACCGGCAACAAGGCGGAGGCCTGGACGGACGCAAACAATACTGTCCACATGCCGACGGACCTTCCGGATAAGGCGCCATGTGAAGGAGTCGGTGGCCTGTCGAAGGAAGACCAGATCGCCGAAATTCCGGTCGATCTGGCGCCTTCCATCAGCGGAATGGTGCTAAAGGCTGATGTTGCCGAAGAGAGCCACGCGGCTCTTAAAAAGCGGCGAGTTGTTGCAAGCCGAACCGCAAGGGCCGTACGTACGGCGTTCCGGAATGCAAAAACCCGGGTAACCCGGCTGGCAGCAAAGGCTGCGACACGGAAGCCCGGCAAGCAATCCGCTACCCGCGTTGCGTCGGCCGCCGGCAGCGGCAACCGGACAAAGTCATCGAAGGCATCGCGGGAATTGTAGGCTCGGGTACTTGCCAGTTGATACGCGAAAAAAAGCCCGCATTGCTGCGGGCTTTTTGTCTCGCCGGCCTGTCTTACCAGCGGCCGGTGCCGAAGCTGAAGGTTACGCCGGGACCGCCGCCGTAATAGCGGGGACCGCCGTAGTAGCCGTACCGGCGCGGCGCGTAGTAGCCGTAGCTATCGTAGTACGGGCGATAGTGCCGGTGGTAACCCCAGTGCCGATGACGCCAGTGGCGGCGATGGGCGCTGAAGTCAGTGGAAGACTGCACGGTATCCGTCGAAGGTTTCGCCTTCACCGCATTGTCGGCGGCGTTGGCGGCGGAACCGCCGATCAGCGCAGCAGCACCAACGGCAAATACGATGGCTAGTTTCTTCATCATCGAACTCCAGTGATTGTGTCGACTCTACCGAGTCTAATCACCGCAACACGCGCACGTTCCTGTCTGCGACATTACGTCTGCGACAGCTCCTTGAACAAACATTCATGAATATGAACGGCAGTTCCTTCGACAGCCGCGCATCACGCGCCGGAATCGCTGGCGTTGGGATAGAATAACTGCTCGCCGCTGATCTTGTAGCCAGCGATCGCCTTCTGTCCCTCTGGTGATACCAGCCAGTCGATGAATCGCTGGCCGAGATCCTTCTTGACGCTCGGATGCTTTTCCGGATTCACCAGCATGACGCCGTACTGGTTGAACAGGCGCTTGTCGCCTTCGACGGCAATTCCGAGGTCGCCACGATTCTTGAACGACAACCAGGTGCCGCGATCGGCGAGCACATAGGCGTTCGAGGCCGAGGCGGTGTTGAGCGCAGCGCCCATGCCCTGCCCGATCTCCTTGTACCAGGGGCCCCTGTCCTTGGCGATGTCGATGCCGGCGACCTTCCAGAGATTGAGCTCGGCCTGATGCGTGCCGGACTTGTCGCCGCGCGAGATGAAATCGGCAGCCTTGGCCTTGATCGCGGAGACCGCAGCAACGATGTCCTTCGAACCCTTGATGCCGGCGGGATCGCTCTTCGGCCCGATCAGGATGAAATCGTTGTACATCACGGGATGGCGCCTGACGCCAAAACCTTCGGACACGAATTTCTCTTCCGCAGGTTTGGCGTGGACGAACACGACGTCGGCATCGCCGCGGCGGCCGGTATCGAGCGCTTGTCCCGTGCCCTGCGCCACCACCTTCACGTCGATGCCGGTCCTGGCCTTGAACATCGGCAGGATGTGAGCGAACAGGCCGGAATCCTGCGTCGAGGTGGTCGAGGCCACTACGATCGATTTATCCTGCGCGATGGCGTGGCTTGCGAATGCGAGGGCGGCGGTCGCCGCAACCAGCAAGCGGCGGGTGAGCATCTTCATTTGCTTCCTCTTTCTTTAGTTTGCGCATGATCTTTTCGGAAAGCCGGTGACCACTTTGCACTCACGTGGCCCTCCGGGTCCGGATCATGCGCTAAATCAATAGTTCGCCGGCAAGGAACGCCCTCGCCTCCGCGGTTTGCGGCGCGTCGAAGAACGCTGCGGCTGCACCGGTTTCGACAATACGGCCGCGGTGAAGCATGACGACTTCGCCGGCGAGCCTGCGCGCTTCGCCGAGATCATGGGTCGCCATCACGACCTTGATGTTGCGCTCGCTCACAGTGCGAATGATGTCTTCCACCGCCTTGGTGGCGATGGGATCGAGGCTCGCGGTCGGCTCGTCCAAAAACAGCACCGCCGGATCGCGCGCGAGCGCGCGCGCCAGCGCCAGCCGCTGCTGCTCGCCGCCGGAGAGCCTTCGCGCCGCGCGGTCGGCGAGCGCGTGCAAGCCGACCAGTTCGAGCAACTCGGCTATGCGTCGCGCATGCTCCGCGCGCGCGATGCCGGCGGCGCGGAGCGCAAAACGGAGATTGGCGCTAGCGCTGCGCCGGAGCATCGCCGGGCGCTGAAACACGATCGCGCGCTTGAGCGGCGGGACATGTTCGAGCCCGCCCCAGGTGATGCGCCCGCGCGACGGCGCGAGCAGCCCCATCGCGAGACGCAGCATCGTCGATTTGCCCGAGCCGTTGGGGCCGATCAATACCGTGGGCGGGCCCGGCGCCAGCGTGAGCGCGATGTCGTCGAGGATCGTGACCCCGCCAGCCGTAACCGTCACGCCATGGAATTGGATCGGCAGTTCGCTCGAAGGCGCGCGCATGGTCATCCCGCCAATCGCTCGCCGGCGCGGCGCACGCTCCAGGCCAGCGCGTTGACGGTGATCACGATCGAAATCAGCACGAGGCCGAGGCCGACCGCGAGCGGCAGGTCGCCTTTGGAAGTCTCCAGCGCAATCGCCGTCGTCATGGTGCGGGTGAAGCCTTCGATGTTGCCGCCGACGATGATGATGGCGCCGACCTCCGCGGCTGCGCGGCCGAAGCCGGCGAGCAGCGCGGTGACCAGGCTGAAGCGCGCGTCCCAGATCAGCGCCATGACGCGGCCGAGGGCCCCGAGGTTCATCGCGGTGAGTTCGTCGCGGTATTCGAGCCAGAGATCCTCGATGGTCTGGCGCGTCAACGCAGCGATGATCGGCGTGACCAGCACGGTCTGCGCGACGATCATGGCGCTCGGGGTGAACAACAGGCCGAACCCGCCGAGCGGCCCGGAGCGCGACAGCGCGAGATACACCGCGAGGCCGACAACGACCGGCGGCAGGCCCATCAAGGCGTTGAGCAGGACGATGACGCCCTGGCGGCCGGGAAATCTCGTCAGCGCGATCCAGGCGCCCAAGGGAATGCCGATCAGCGCGGCCAGCGCCACCGCAGACAGGCTCACATAGAGCGACAGCCGCACGATCGCGAACAGCGCGGGATCGCCGCTGAGGACAAGTTGAAGGGCGGACGGGTCGTCTGGCATTTGTAATTCCAACGAGCGCACGGACATCTTGCGCAGATAGCGACGATATGGTCAATTTCTGTAATACTTGCACTCTGATGCATATTGGTGCCGATGCCGGAGCTCCTCACGACCGACGAAGCGGCGGATTATCTTCGCCTCTCCGAGCGCAAGCTCTACGAGCTGGTGGCGAACCGCGAAGTGCCCTGCAGCAAGGTGACCGGGCGCTGGCTGTTTCCGCGCACGGCGCTGGATCGCTGGGTGTCCGCCGGACTCATTGCGCCTGCTGGCCTGGCACAGGTCGCGCCGCCGATCGTCGGCGGCAGCCACGATCCGCTGCTGGAGTGGGGCTTGCGTGAGAGCAATTCCGGCCTCGCCAGCCTTGCCGAAGGCAGCGAGGAAGGCCTGCGCCGGCTGACGCGTGGCGAGGTGATGGTCGCGGCTATCCATCTGCACCGGCTCGACGGCGATGACGAGAGAGCCAATGTCGAGGCGGTCGCCGACGCGCCGGGTCTCCACGATGCGGTCGTGCTCGGCTTTGCGCGGCGCGAGCAGGGCATTCTGGTCGCGTCAGGCAATCCGCTTGATCTAAGCGACATGGCCTCGATCGCGACATCACGCGCACGCATGGCGCAACGCCCGCCCGGCGCCGGCGCGCAATTGCTGCTGCTCGCGCTACTCGCCCGCGCGGGCATCACGCTCGACGATCTGAAACTTACAAAACCCTCCTTCCCGACCGGCCCCGATATCGCGCAAGCCATCCGCGCCGGCCGCATCGATTGC
This region includes:
- a CDS encoding helix-turn-helix transcriptional regulator translates to MPELLTTDEAADYLRLSERKLYELVANREVPCSKVTGRWLFPRTALDRWVSAGLIAPAGLAQVAPPIVGGSHDPLLEWGLRESNSGLASLAEGSEEGLRRLTRGEVMVAAIHLHRLDGDDERANVEAVADAPGLHDAVVLGFARREQGILVASGNPLDLSDMASIATSRARMAQRPPGAGAQLLLLALLARAGITLDDLKLTKPSFPTGPDIAQAIRAGRIDCGIATRSVAKSAGLDFLPLVWERFDLVMRQRDYFMKGPQALFEFMRGSSFRDRAGELGGYDVSEAGAVRLVN
- a CDS encoding ABC transporter permease, producing MPDDPSALQLVLSGDPALFAIVRLSLYVSLSAVALAALIGIPLGAWIALTRFPGRQGVIVLLNALMGLPPVVVGLAVYLALSRSGPLGGFGLLFTPSAMIVAQTVLVTPIIAALTRQTIEDLWLEYRDELTAMNLGALGRVMALIWDARFSLVTALLAGFGRAAAEVGAIIIVGGNIEGFTRTMTTAIALETSKGDLPLAVGLGLVLISIVITVNALAWSVRRAGERLAG
- a CDS encoding substrate-binding domain-containing protein; its protein translation is MLTRRLLVAATAALAFASHAIAQDKSIVVASTTSTQDSGLFAHILPMFKARTGIDVKVVAQGTGQALDTGRRGDADVVFVHAKPAEEKFVSEGFGVRRHPVMYNDFILIGPKSDPAGIKGSKDIVAAVSAIKAKAADFISRGDKSGTHQAELNLWKVAGIDIAKDRGPWYKEIGQGMGAALNTASASNAYVLADRGTWLSFKNRGDLGIAVEGDKRLFNQYGVMLVNPEKHPSVKKDLGQRFIDWLVSPEGQKAIAGYKISGEQLFYPNASDSGA
- a CDS encoding lytic transglycosylase domain-containing protein, coding for MIAVFVVAVDFESSNIRSVSGLSFVVAEAQSEPATTSNSHTGTVTASVEHSQEPGATNVVTAPYESATTADAAAHAVASIKEEAAPANPICEAVRTAAEEHDIPIGFLVRLLWQESRFKAAEVSSAGAQGIAQFMPRTAVEMGLKDPFDPLQAIPASARFLRKLHDQFGNLGLAAAAYNAGGGRIAKWLSRRGALPKETRAYVKIITGNKAEAWTDANNTVHMPTDLPDKAPCEGVGGLSKEDQIAEIPVDLAPSISGMVLKADVAEESHAALKKRRVVASRTARAVRTAFRNAKTRVTRLAAKAATRKPGKQSATRVASAAGSGNRTKSSKASREL
- a CDS encoding ABC transporter ATP-binding protein; this encodes MRAPSSELPIQFHGVTVTAGGVTILDDIALTLAPGPPTVLIGPNGSGKSTMLRLAMGLLAPSRGRITWGGLEHVPPLKRAIVFQRPAMLRRSASANLRFALRAAGIARAEHARRIAELLELVGLHALADRAARRLSGGEQQRLALARALARDPAVLFLDEPTASLDPIATKAVEDIIRTVSERNIKVVMATHDLGEARRLAGEVVMLHRGRIVETGAAAAFFDAPQTAEARAFLAGELLI